The DNA region CAGATCGCCGCGGCGGTCGCGAGGTTCAGGCTCTCCGCCCGGCCGTACATCGGGATCTTGACCGCGAGGTCGACCGTCTCCAGGACCGTCCGCGCCAAGCCGTGCGCCTCGTTGCCGAAGACCCACGCGGTCGGCTCGTCGAAGGTCACCTGATCGAGTTCGGTGTCGGCGTAACCGTGCGCGCCGAGTGTGCGGAGTCCGGCGGCGGAGCAGGCCTTCAGTGCCGCGTCGACGTCCCGGATCCGGGTGATGGCGGGGTGGAACAGGCTGCCCGCGGCCGCGCGGACGCATTTGCCGTTGTGCGGGTCGACGCTGTCCCCGGCGAGGACGACCGCGTCGGCGCCGGCGGCGTCCGCGACCCGGATCACGGTTCCCGCGTTGCCGGGGTCGGCGACGTCGACGAGGACGACGACCAGCTTCGCGCCCGGTTTCAGGACGGTCTCTTGTGGACGGTCGACGAGCGCGCAGACCGCGACGATGCCTTGCGGCGTCACGGTCTCGGACAGCCCGTCGGCGGCGCGGTCGGTGATCGGCGAGACGGGGACGCCCGAGTCACGCGCGACGGTGAGCAGCCGCTCGTGCTGCGCGGCGGCGCGCTCGGTCACGAACAGCTCGTACACCTTGCCGCCGTCTTGGAGAGCGGCCTCGACGGCGTTCGCGCCCTCGGCGAGGAACCGGCCGGTCTTCTCACGCTCGGCCCGGCGGGTGAGCTTGCGCGCAGCAACAACCCGGGGCGTCCGTTCGGTGAACGGAGCCGCCCCGGGTTGCGGAAGAGCGCTGTCGCCGGTCAGGCCGACTTCTTCTCTTCGGTGTTCACGTTCGCCTTGGCCAGCTCGGCCAGCGCGGTGAACGCGGCGGCGTCGTTGACGGCGAGGTCCGCGAGGATCTTGCGGTCGACCTCGACACCCGCGGCCTTGAGGCCCTGGATGAACCGGTTGTAGGTCACGCCGTTGGCGCGGGCCGCGGCGTTGATGCGGGTGATCCACAGCTGGCGG from Amycolatopsis sp. EV170708-02-1 includes:
- the rplT gene encoding 50S ribosomal protein L20; translation: MARVKRAVNAQKKRRATLELASGYRGQRSRLYRKAKEQTLHSLNYAYRDRRARKGDFRQLWITRINAAARANGVTYNRFIQGLKAAGVEVDRKILADLAVNDAAAFTALAELAKANVNTEEKKSA
- a CDS encoding TrmH family RNA methyltransferase — its product is MTGDSALPQPGAAPFTERTPRVVAARKLTRRAEREKTGRFLAEGANAVEAALQDGGKVYELFVTERAAAQHERLLTVARDSGVPVSPITDRAADGLSETVTPQGIVAVCALVDRPQETVLKPGAKLVVVLVDVADPGNAGTVIRVADAAGADAVVLAGDSVDPHNGKCVRAAAGSLFHPAITRIRDVDAALKACSAAGLRTLGAHGYADTELDQVTFDEPTAWVFGNEAHGLARTVLETVDLAVKIPMYGRAESLNLATAAAICVYTNAMASRAATT